From Tripterygium wilfordii isolate XIE 37 chromosome 13, ASM1340144v1, whole genome shotgun sequence, the proteins below share one genomic window:
- the LOC120012658 gene encoding S-protein homolog 29-like: MGTSTRSCSVMIIVLSIMLCISMCDAFPWWPFNRTKVYIYNYIGKNASLLVHCRSVDDDLDEHWLSPDPTQGCMIKFYPMAFGNTLFFCGFTWPGQFKWFDIYKTKAIGL; encoded by the coding sequence ATGGGTACTTCAACAAGATCATGTTCAGTGATGATCATAGTTCTGTCAATCATGCTGTGCATCAGCATGTGTGATGCATTTCCATGGTGGCCATTTAACAGAACAAAAGTGTATATCTACAATTACATTGGGAAGAATGCAAGCCTTCTGGTTCATTGCAGATCTGTAGACGATGATCTTGACGAGCACTGGCTTTCTCCAGATCCAACGCAGGGTTGTATGATTAAGTTTTATCCAATGGCTTTTGGTAACACACTGTTCTTCTGTGGGTTTACATGGCCTGGTCAGTTCAAATGGTTCGATATCTACAAGACCAAGGCCATAGGTCTTTGA
- the LOC120013505 gene encoding endo-1,3;1,4-beta-D-glucanase-like, translated as MSGSQCCSNPPAVNPTSGAGHVEKLGGLDSYVNGSVDSKLAVILVADVFGYEAPKLRKLADKVAAAGFYVLVPDYFHGDPLVLENTQRPWQDWIKDHSTVKAFEETKPLIEALKGKGISAIGAAGFCWGAKVVVDLAKTQLIQAAVLLHPSFVDEDDIKGVEVPMAILGAEFDERWPPELLRKFEVILNAKSGVDSYVKIFFKAAHGWTVRYNSDNEEEVKSAEEAHQNMLDWFAKYVK; from the exons ATGTCAGGGTCTCAGTGTTGTTCAAACCCACCAGCAGTAAACCCAACCAGTGGAGCTGGGCATGTTGAGAAGCTCGGAGGTCTCGACTCGTATGTCAACGGTTCTGTTGACTCCAAGCTTGCCGTTATTCTTGTCGCCGAtgtgtttg GATATGAAGCTCCGAAATTGAG GAAGCTTGCAGACAAGGTTGCAGCTGCTGGATTCTATGTTTTGGTTCCTGACTACTTTCATGGAGATCCGCTGGTGCTTGAAAATACTCAGAGGCCATGGCAAGATTGGATTAAAGATCACAGCACG GTTAAGGCATTTGAAGAGACAAAACCTCTTATTGAAGCTTTAAAGGGTAAAGGTATATCGGCAATTGGGGCTGCCGGTTTTTGTTGGGGAG CCAAGGTAGTGGTTGACTTAGCAAAAACTCAGCTCATCCAAGCTGCTGTGCTGTTACATCCTTCATTTGTTGATGAAGATGATATCAAGG GGGTTGAGGTTCCCATGGCCATACTTGGAGCTGAGTTTGACGAGCGTTGGCCACCTGAACTATTAAGGAAGTTTGAAGTGATCTTAAATGCCAAGTCCGGG GTCGATAGCTACGTAAAGATATTCTTCAAAGCCGCACACGGCTGGACAGTGAGGTACAACAgtgataatgaagaagaagtGAAGAGCGCAGAAGAGGCTCATCAAAATATGTTGGACTGGTTTGCCAAGTATGTAAAGTGA
- the LOC120013504 gene encoding ribonucleoside-diphosphate reductase small chain A, translating to MGSLTNGVGRGREGEEEVEPILKEQNQRFCMFPIRYNQLWEMYKKAEASFWTAEEVDLSLDVQHWETLTASEKHFISHVLAFFAASDGIVLENLAARFINDVQIPEARAFYGFQLAMENIHSEMYSLLLETYIKDSKEKDRLFNAIENIPCVTKKAKWAMEWIKSSTSFAERLVAFACVEGIFFSGSFCAIFWLKKRGLMPGLTFSNELISRDEGLHCDFACLLYSLLRKQLHWQKVHCIVREAVEIETEFVCDALPCALIGMNSTLMSQYIKFVADRLLVVLGYQKMYSVENPFDWMEFISLQGKANFFERRVGDYQKASVMSSLQNSGKDYVFKLDEDF from the exons ATGGGGTCTTTGACGAATGGGGtagggagaggaagagagggagaggaagaggTAGAGCCAATACTGAAAGAGCAAAACCAGAGGTTTTGTATGTTCCCAATTCGATACAATCAACTCTGGGAGATGTACAAGAAGGCCGAGGCCAGTTTTTGGACCG CTGAGGAGGTTGATCTCTCCCTTGACGTGCAACATTGGGAGACTCTCACTGCCTCGGAGAAGCACTTCATAAGCCATGTGTTGGCATTTTTCGCTGCATCTGATGGCATTGTATTGGAAAACTTGGCTGCACGATTTATAAACGATGTTCAAATTCCAGAG GCCCGTGCATTTTATGGATTTCAACTTGCAATGGAGAATATTCATTCTG AGATGTACAGCTTGCTCTTGGAGACGTATATTAAGGACTCGAAAGAGAAGGATAGATTGTTCAATGCTATTGAAAACATTCCTTGTGTTACGAAGAAGGCCAAATGGGCGATGGAATGGATAAAGAG TTCGACTTCATTTGCAGAGAGACTTGTTGCTTTTGCCTGCGTTGAAGGAATCTTTTTCTCAGGAAG CTTCTGTGCCATTTTCTGGCTTAAGAAGAGGGGATTGATGCCAGGTTTGACATTCTCGAATGAGCTGATATCTCGAGACGAGGGTCTCCATTGCGACTTTGCTTGCCTTTTGTACAG CTTGTTAAGGAAGCAACTTCATTGGCAAAAGGTTCACTGTATTGTTCGTGAGGCTGTTGAAATTGAGACAGAATTCGTGTGTGACGCCCTTCCATGTGCTTTGATTGGAATGAACTCAACACTCATGAGCCAGTACATAAAGTTTGTTGCTGATCGTCTCTTG GTTGTTCTAGGTTACCAGAAGATGTACAGTGTGGAAAATCCATTTGATTGGATGGAATTTATATCTTTGCA GGGAAAAGCAAACTTCTTTGAGAGGAGGGTTGGTGACTATCAGAAGGCATCTGTTATGTCAAGCCTTCAAAACAGTGGAAAAGACTATGTCTTCAAGCTGGACGAGGACTTTTAA
- the LOC120012125 gene encoding uncharacterized protein At5g19025-like, translated as MPSVSSTPSKLTNPTSAASNHHSHSPLCRHSPSATLDLLILIVVLFSGTFLLSSYFSYLFHSLSLLLSLSSPHLPTLSFSLSLPYLLAFFAFFILLLLLLLDFCCGPRSRRCNRPGCKGLKKALEFDLQLQTEDSIRSAKDIDALPWKGGSESNPDYECLRAELRKMAPPNGRAVLLFRSRCGCPVYKLEGWGPKRGRRQKRALNGGSDHR; from the exons ATGCCTTCGGTCTCTTCGACTCCATCAAAACTCACGAACCCGACGAGTGCCGCCTCCAATCATCACTCTCATTCTCCGTTATGTAGGCACTCTCCGTCGGCGACGCTGGACCTGCTGATCCTGATCGTCGTGCTTTTCTCCGGGACATTCCTGCTTTCCTCCTACTTCTCCTATCTCTTTcactccctctctctcctcctctcgcTATCTTCCCCTCACCTCCCcactctctccttctctttgtCCCTTCCTTATCTTCTCGCGTTCTTCGCCTTCTTCATCCTcttactcctcctcctcctcgacTTCTGCTGCGGTCCGCGCTCACGCCGCTGCAATCGGCCGGGATGTAAGGGCCTGAAGAAGGCTCTTGAATTCGACTTGCAGTTACAGACCGAGGACTCAATCAGATCCGCTAAGGACATCGATGCTTTACCCTGGAAGGGCGGCAGCGAGTCTAATCCTGACTATGAGTGTCTCAGGGCTGAGCTGCGTAAGATGGCCCCACCCAATGGCAGGGCTGTCCTGCTCTTTCGCTCCCGGTGTGGGTGTCCTGTTTACAAGCTCGAGGGCTGGGGGCCCAAGCGCGGTAGGCGGCAGAAAAG GGCTCTTAACGGGGGCAGTGATCATCGCTGA
- the LOC120013751 gene encoding uncharacterized protein LOC120013751 — MKQQGMSVTDYYAKMKTLWDELKEYHAIPTIKCTQCTLDILKPIMDKKNKEKVMQFLMGLNDSYSAIVSQILLQDPFPDINKAFNLVRQEERKQKLTEKSPSISQEAMAMAVQNFQSFQNNGASKSFNKSNAPKRNADGNQKSTQNTKEGLFCNYCKMTNHTIDKCFRIHGYPNPPNNNTSNTKKFKHTNSNYKSGKAHANQVTTETEHKPTLEFSADQCQQILQFLQNQGHQSNGSQGIQSQAASVSGHSHFGEDWLGNGA, encoded by the exons ATGAAGCAACAAGGCATGTCAGTGACTGATTATTATGCAAAAATGAAGACATTGTGGGATGAATTAAAAGAGTATCATGCAATACCAACTATCAAGTGTACTCAGTGCACTCTTGATATTCTCAAGCCTATCAtggacaagaaaaataaagaaaaagtcatGCAGTTTCTCATGGGGCTTAATGATAGCTACAGTGCTATTGTTAGTCAAATTCTTCTGCAAGATCCCTTCCCGGACATCAATAAAGCCTTCAACTTAGTTAGACAGGAAGAGAGAAAGCAGAAGTTAACAGAAAAGAGCCCCAGCATTTCCCAAGAAGCCATGGCCATGGCAGTGCAAAATTTTCAATCTTTTCAAAATAATGGAGCTTCCAAGTCCTTCAACAAAAGCAATGCACCTAAGAGAAATGCAGATGGAAATCAGAAATCCACTCAAAATACCAAGGAAGGTCTATTTTGCAACTATTGTAAAATGACAAATCACACAATTGACAAATGCTTCAGGATCCATGGTTATCCAAATCCACCCAACAACAATACCAGCAACACCAAGAAGTTCAAGCATACAAATTCAAATTACAAGAGTGGAAAAGCTCATGCAAATCAAGTCACTACAGAAACTGAGCATAAACCAACTCTGGAATTCTCTGCAGACCAATGCCAACAAATCTTACAATTCCTGCAGAATCAGGGACATCAATCTAATGGATCACAAGGCATTCAATCTCAAGCTGCTTCAGTTTCAG GACATAGCCACTTTGGAGAAGATTGGCTTGGGAATGGTGCTTAA
- the LOC120011771 gene encoding adenylate isopentenyltransferase 5, chloroplastic-like yields MRLSLSTTYKQVQPLVNFQGGLNLESFFHRKDKVVFVIGATGTGKSRLAIDLANQIPAEIVNSDKIQAYKGLDIVTNKVTEEECRGVPHHLISTIDQNSNFTATDFRSHASLAVESILGRGRLPIIAGGSNSYIEALVNEDPEFRLRYECCFLWVDVSLPVLNSFVSERVDKMVKAGLVDEVRKMFKPNADYSQGIRRAIGVPEMDEYLRNETIVDQEARARLLGAAIENIKDNTCSLAYKQLQKIHRLHNQWRWKMHRIDATDVFLKRGEEAEEAWDKLVVRPSTMIVEKLLDDEYMRNTVAAITAVSAAKSVPVAAVAAASL; encoded by the coding sequence ATGAGGCTTTCCCTGTCCACTACCTATAAGCAAGTACAGCCTCTAGTGAACTTCCAAGGAGGACTCAACCTGGAATCCTTCTTTCATCGGAAAGATAAGGTCGTATTTGTAATTGGAGCAACCGGCACAGGCAAGTCAAGACTCGCTATCGACCTAGCAAACCAAATTCCAGCAGAGATCGTTAACTCAGATAAAATACAAGCCTATAAAGGCCTTGACATCGTCACTAATAAGGTCACTGAAGAGGAGTGTCGCGGGGTACCTCACCATTTAATTAGCACAATAGACCAAAATTCGAACTTCACAGCCACTGATTTCCGGTCCCATGCGTCACTTGCAGTTGAATCCATCTTGGGTCGGGGGCGATTGCCAATCATTGCCGGTGGCTCCAATTCTTACATCGAAGCCTTGGTGAACGAAGACCCTGAATTCCGGTTGAGGTATGAATGTTGTTTTCTCTGGGTGGATGTGTCACTTCCTGTGCTCAATTCATTTGTGTCAGAGCGAGTTGATAAGATGGTCAAGGCTGGCTTGGTCGATGAGGTCAGAAAAATGTTCAAACCAAACGCAGATTACTCACAGGGAATTCGTCGAGCAATTGGCGTGCCTGAAATGGATGAGTACTTGCGGAATGAAACTATTGTCGATCAAGAAGCTCGTGCTAGGCTTCTTGGAGCAGCCATTGAAAATATTAAAGACAACACATGCTCGTTGGCTTATAAACAACTACAGAAGATTCATCGCCTTCACAATCAATGGCGTTGGAAAATGCATCGTATTGATGCCACCGATGTGTTCTTAAAACGCGGAGAAGAAGCCGAAGAAGCTTGGGACAAGCTGGTGGTGAGACCCAGTACCATGATCGTCGAAAAACTCCTCGATGACGAATATATGAGAAATACCGTGGCCGCCATTACGGCTGTTTCCGCCGCGAAATCGGTGCCTGTCGCGGCAGTTGCAGCGGCATCTCTATAA
- the LOC120011772 gene encoding uncharacterized protein LOC120011772, with protein MKKVGDGLCLQRSSLGAPAPLVILYQLRLYQMGALLLPAKEYEIVVVGLDNTGKTTTLYKYELRLGEVVTTHPTVGSNVGGTCLQEHSIRGAVKTLNIPLFSFCLVFSC; from the exons ATGAAGAAAGTCGGAGATGGGCTTTGCTTGCAAAG AAGCTCACTGGGGGCCCCAGCCCCCCTAGTGATTCTATACCAGCTCCGCCTCTACCAGATGGGTGCATTGTTGTTACCCGCGAAGGAGTACGAGATTGTGGTGGTTGGGTTGGATAACACGGGCAAGACCACGACGCTTTACAAATACGAATTGCGCTTAGGAGAGGTTGTCACTACTCACCCTACTGTTGGAAGCAATGTTGGAGGAACTTGTCTACAAGAACATTCAATTCGAGGTGCGGTGAAAACTCTGAACATTCCtctattttctttttgcttGGTGTTTTCTTGTTGA